Proteins from a single region of Coraliomargarita parva:
- the sufB gene encoding Fe-S cluster assembly protein SufB encodes MSEISEQEEAIRIDTEKGNFHYPENYAYDAGVGLTEDTVKYISDVKKEDDWVREFRLKALEIFHKKPLPTNWATKDLETIDFDKIRYYLSKGQQPSRSWDEVPDDVKETFERLGIPEQERKFLAGVEAQFDSEAAYSRMKEDLEKEGVIFVGSTEGLAKYPEIFRPYFGKVIPSADNKFAALNSAVFSGGSFIYVPKGVKLKQPLQAYFRINAENFGQFERTLIIADEGAEITYMEGCTAPKFETATLHSAVVELVALKGAKIQYITVQNWSNNVFNLVTKRGMADEDAEVKWIDCNIGSRLTMKYPAVVLKGKHARGEVLSIALANDGQHQDTGSKMMHLADNTTSNIISKSISIGKGRSTYRGQVHMPKHLKNCKNNTECDALLINTNSRTDTYPAITTRGENNTVQHEASVSKVSAEQIFYMMQRGLSEGEAMSLAVNGFVNDLMKAFPMEYSVELKRLIDMEMEGSVG; translated from the coding sequence ATGAGTGAAATATCAGAACAGGAAGAAGCAATCCGCATCGATACCGAGAAGGGTAATTTCCATTACCCGGAAAACTATGCGTACGATGCTGGTGTCGGCCTGACGGAAGACACGGTCAAGTACATTTCGGACGTCAAAAAGGAAGACGACTGGGTCCGCGAGTTTCGCCTCAAGGCCCTCGAAATTTTTCACAAGAAGCCGCTGCCCACGAACTGGGCGACGAAGGACCTGGAAACCATCGATTTCGACAAGATCCGTTACTATCTGTCCAAGGGCCAACAACCCAGCCGCAGCTGGGATGAAGTACCGGACGATGTGAAGGAAACATTCGAACGTCTCGGCATCCCCGAGCAGGAACGCAAGTTCCTCGCCGGCGTGGAGGCGCAGTTCGACTCCGAAGCCGCCTACTCCCGCATGAAGGAGGACCTGGAAAAGGAAGGCGTGATCTTTGTCGGCTCAACCGAAGGCCTGGCCAAGTATCCGGAAATTTTCCGCCCCTACTTCGGCAAGGTGATCCCTTCCGCCGATAACAAGTTTGCTGCGCTGAACAGCGCGGTCTTCTCCGGCGGCAGTTTCATCTATGTGCCCAAGGGCGTGAAGCTCAAGCAACCGCTTCAAGCCTACTTCCGAATCAACGCGGAAAACTTCGGCCAGTTTGAACGTACGCTGATCATTGCCGACGAAGGCGCGGAAATCACCTATATGGAAGGCTGCACGGCACCGAAGTTTGAAACGGCGACCCTGCACAGTGCTGTTGTCGAACTGGTCGCTCTCAAGGGGGCAAAGATCCAGTACATCACCGTACAGAACTGGTCCAACAATGTCTTCAACCTGGTAACCAAGCGTGGCATGGCCGACGAGGATGCCGAAGTGAAGTGGATCGACTGCAACATCGGCTCCCGCCTCACCATGAAGTATCCGGCGGTGGTCCTCAAAGGGAAGCATGCACGGGGCGAAGTGCTCTCGATCGCACTCGCCAACGACGGGCAGCACCAGGACACCGGCTCCAAGATGATGCACCTCGCGGACAACACCACGAGTAACATCATCTCCAAGTCCATCTCCATCGGCAAGGGGCGCTCCACCTACCGTGGCCAGGTCCACATGCCGAAGCACCTGAAGAACTGTAAGAATAATACCGAGTGTGACGCCCTGTTGATCAACACCAACAGCCGTACCGACACCTACCCGGCGATTACCACGCGCGGCGAAAACAATACGGTGCAACACGAAGCCAGCGTCTCCAAGGTCAGCGCCGAGCAGATCTTCTACATGATGCAGCGCGGACTTTCCGAGGGTGAAGCCATGAGTCTCGCCGTGAACGGATTCGTCAACGACCTGATGAAAGCCTTCCCGATGGAATACTCCGTCGAACTGAAGCGCCTGATCGACATGGAAATGGAGGGCAGTGTCGGGTAA
- the sufD gene encoding Fe-S cluster assembly protein SufD: MNTTLETPTAPSVAEPAWLAERRIAGKAQFNELPAPTAKDERWRFASVGRLSTDDYAPPPAPAAEKLAELDKRSDLVSDRAGSLVFVDDAPARFEAVSEELAAKGVIYLPVLEAVEKHPELMEKYFLQESTELGSEKYFGLHASVVRAGSVLYIPKGVVIEQPLVNYYWTSGTRAAVFPHTLIIAEDNCQAAIVDVFFSDTAENQALNIAVSNIHAGNGANVFRKVVQDWNEQTTSFQLDTTVAGRDTQVKNLAVNIGAERARFESQTRIEGPGADVKMYSLTVAEESQEFDQRTYQIHNAPNAVSDLLYKNALLDKSRTIFSGLIKVAEGAQQTDAYQTNRNLLLDPTAEANALPGLEILANDVKCSHGATTGNVDEAELFYMMSRGIPQRTAMQLMVFGFFEEVIEKVDSEELAENLRMLIHKKFDHKIH, translated from the coding sequence ATGAATACCACTTTGGAAACACCCACCGCACCTTCCGTGGCCGAGCCCGCATGGCTGGCCGAGCGTCGCATCGCCGGCAAGGCGCAGTTCAACGAACTGCCCGCCCCCACCGCCAAAGATGAACGCTGGCGCTTCGCATCCGTCGGCCGCCTCAGCACCGACGACTACGCTCCGCCCCCCGCTCCGGCGGCGGAAAAGCTGGCCGAACTGGACAAGCGTTCCGACCTCGTCAGTGATCGCGCCGGCAGCCTGGTCTTTGTCGACGACGCACCGGCCCGCTTCGAAGCCGTCAGTGAAGAACTCGCCGCCAAGGGCGTGATCTACCTGCCGGTCCTCGAAGCTGTCGAGAAGCATCCGGAATTGATGGAAAAGTACTTCCTCCAGGAGTCGACCGAACTGGGCTCCGAGAAGTACTTCGGCCTGCATGCCTCCGTCGTCCGCGCCGGATCCGTACTCTATATTCCCAAGGGCGTCGTGATCGAGCAGCCTCTGGTGAATTACTACTGGACCAGCGGGACACGCGCAGCGGTCTTCCCGCACACGCTGATTATCGCCGAAGACAACTGTCAGGCCGCCATCGTCGACGTCTTCTTCTCCGACACCGCGGAGAACCAGGCGCTAAACATCGCAGTCTCCAATATCCATGCCGGCAACGGAGCCAATGTCTTCCGTAAGGTCGTGCAGGACTGGAATGAGCAAACCACATCCTTCCAGCTCGACACTACGGTCGCCGGACGCGACACGCAGGTAAAGAACCTCGCCGTCAACATTGGTGCGGAACGCGCCCGCTTCGAAAGCCAGACCCGCATCGAGGGTCCCGGTGCCGACGTGAAGATGTATTCGCTGACCGTCGCGGAAGAGAGCCAGGAATTCGATCAACGGACCTATCAGATCCACAATGCGCCGAACGCCGTCTCCGATCTGCTCTACAAGAACGCACTGCTCGACAAGAGCCGCACGATCTTCTCCGGTCTGATCAAGGTCGCGGAAGGCGCCCAGCAAACCGACGCGTACCAGACCAACCGCAACCTGCTCTTGGATCCGACCGCCGAAGCCAACGCGCTGCCCGGATTAGAAATCCTAGCCAACGATGTGAAATGCTCCCACGGGGCCACCACGGGCAACGTCGATGAAGCCGAACTCTTCTACATGATGAGCAGAGGCATTCCCCAGCGCACCGCGATGCAACTCATGGTTTTCGGTTTCTTCGAAGAAGTTATTGAAAAGGTGGACAGCGAAGAGCTCGCCGAAAACCTCCGCATGCTCATCCACAAGAAATTCGATCACAAGATACACTAA
- a CDS encoding RsmE family RNA methyltransferase, producing the protein MAGYRSFIFPDAVLSEGRLILDPRESHHLVRVLRARPGERVEALDGRGGRWQCVIERADAKAVCLSIESSELVPAPRPQLVLLQSLPKGKTMDLILKMATEIGVSRIQPVYTDYGEVQLRGDRMQGKVEKWRMTMIEACKQCGLPHLPELSLPQPLKDYLRAAGDGLGLVASLESGSRPLASVLGALRSDLPGVITVAVGPEGDFSPAEYAGLRGAGFLPVRLGANVLRAETAAAYILSVTDQLLRAG; encoded by the coding sequence GTGGCGGGTTATCGAAGTTTCATTTTTCCGGATGCGGTCCTGAGCGAAGGGCGGCTGATTTTGGACCCACGAGAAAGTCATCATCTGGTGCGTGTCTTGCGTGCACGGCCGGGTGAGAGGGTCGAAGCGTTGGATGGTCGAGGTGGCCGCTGGCAGTGCGTGATCGAGCGTGCGGATGCAAAAGCGGTGTGCTTGTCGATCGAGTCTTCGGAGCTGGTGCCGGCGCCGCGGCCTCAACTCGTTCTGCTCCAGTCACTCCCTAAAGGAAAGACGATGGATTTGATCCTGAAGATGGCCACCGAGATCGGGGTGAGCCGCATACAGCCGGTGTATACGGATTACGGAGAGGTACAGCTGAGAGGGGACCGTATGCAGGGGAAAGTCGAGAAATGGCGCATGACCATGATCGAGGCCTGCAAGCAGTGCGGCTTGCCGCATTTGCCTGAGTTGAGTCTGCCGCAGCCTTTGAAGGATTATCTCCGGGCGGCGGGCGATGGGCTTGGCCTGGTTGCCAGTCTGGAATCCGGCAGTCGGCCACTGGCTTCGGTGTTGGGGGCACTTCGTTCCGATCTGCCGGGAGTGATCACGGTTGCAGTTGGTCCCGAGGGAGACTTCTCGCCGGCTGAATACGCAGGCCTGAGGGGCGCGGGTTTCTTGCCGGTGCGTCTGGGTGCGAATGTCTTGCGGGCGGAAACTGCGGCGGCCTACATCCTGAGCGTCACGGACCAATTGCTGCGGGCTGGCTAA
- a CDS encoding glycosyltransferase → MNAPSPKGISVIICSRNSGQQLQATVRHLKAQVLPAGIPWELVLVDNNSDDDTLACMQRLKADSPDLRITVTGEDKAGIMHARLHGIRTATYCYTIFCDDDNHLAPNYLAVAYAIMEKHPEVGIAGGQNRAQLNTAAPDWFESVQHDYAVGMQANRTGDVSLTRKYIWGAGMVTRRDVLTGILDRSSEFLLSGRFPGSFASGEDTEICKWFLLSGYRLRYDSELKLDHCIKSERLTREYYEKLKEGHQAAYRKLLIYDFLIDCRRDRIKPNRLRGLNFLIKCQWKQVRRKKSSFKNRLKAQYHLGPQFRISPELNKIIQRFPQTA, encoded by the coding sequence GTGAACGCACCGAGCCCGAAAGGGATTTCCGTCATCATCTGTAGCCGCAACAGCGGCCAACAACTACAGGCAACAGTCCGCCACCTGAAGGCACAGGTTCTCCCGGCAGGCATTCCATGGGAACTGGTGCTGGTCGACAATAATTCAGACGATGACACGCTGGCCTGCATGCAACGCTTGAAAGCCGACTCCCCTGACCTTCGTATCACCGTCACCGGGGAGGACAAAGCCGGCATCATGCACGCCCGGCTCCACGGAATCCGGACCGCGACCTACTGCTATACGATTTTCTGCGACGACGACAACCACCTCGCTCCGAACTATCTCGCAGTCGCTTACGCCATCATGGAAAAGCATCCGGAAGTCGGGATCGCCGGGGGCCAGAACCGGGCCCAACTGAACACGGCGGCACCGGACTGGTTCGAATCCGTTCAACATGACTACGCCGTAGGCATGCAAGCAAACCGGACGGGCGATGTCAGTCTGACCCGGAAATACATCTGGGGGGCCGGCATGGTCACACGTCGCGACGTTCTGACCGGCATTCTGGATAGAAGCAGCGAATTCCTGCTCTCCGGCCGCTTCCCAGGATCCTTTGCCTCCGGGGAAGATACTGAAATCTGCAAATGGTTCCTTCTCTCCGGCTACCGCTTGCGCTATGATTCCGAACTGAAGCTTGACCATTGCATCAAATCCGAGCGCTTGACCCGCGAATACTACGAGAAGCTAAAGGAAGGCCACCAAGCCGCCTACCGGAAACTGTTGATCTATGACTTCCTCATCGATTGCCGGCGGGATCGAATCAAACCGAACCGCCTGCGGGGGCTGAACTTCCTGATCAAGTGCCAGTGGAAACAAGTTCGGCGCAAAAAGAGTTCGTTTAAAAACCGCTTGAAGGCCCAATATCACCTCGGGCCACAATTCAGGATCTCCCCCGAGCTAAACAAGATCATTCAGCGATTTCCTCAAACCGCC
- the sufC gene encoding Fe-S cluster assembly ATPase SufC, whose product MNTLEIKNLNVSIDGQAILKDFSLTIPKGEVHALMGPNGTGKSTLAKVMAGHEDYTVESGEILLDGESILGKEPDEISHAGLFLAFQYPMEIPGVSIANFIRAALQARLPEGEEINAVEYYKKLYAKMDDLKMDRKFTSRSLNEGFSGGEKKRCEILQMSMLEPKYCVMDETDSGLDIDALRIVSEGVNMMRSPERSFLVITHYQRLLDYIVPDVVHVMFDGRIVHTGDAELAKELETKGYDWVKDTFATAKA is encoded by the coding sequence ATGAACACGCTGGAAATCAAAAACCTGAACGTATCCATTGATGGCCAAGCCATCCTGAAGGACTTTAGCCTGACCATTCCGAAAGGCGAAGTACATGCCCTGATGGGCCCGAATGGTACCGGTAAGAGCACCCTCGCCAAGGTCATGGCGGGCCACGAGGACTATACCGTGGAAAGCGGCGAGATCCTGCTCGACGGAGAAAGCATCCTCGGCAAGGAACCCGACGAGATCTCCCATGCGGGCCTCTTCCTCGCCTTCCAGTATCCCATGGAAATACCCGGAGTGAGTATTGCCAACTTCATCCGCGCCGCCCTCCAAGCCCGCCTGCCCGAAGGCGAGGAAATCAATGCGGTCGAGTACTACAAAAAGCTCTACGCAAAGATGGATGACCTGAAGATGGACCGCAAGTTCACCTCCCGCTCCCTCAACGAAGGTTTCTCCGGTGGTGAAAAAAAGCGCTGTGAAATCCTCCAGATGTCTATGCTGGAACCGAAGTACTGTGTGATGGACGAGACCGACTCGGGTCTGGACATCGACGCGCTCCGCATCGTTTCCGAGGGGGTCAACATGATGCGCAGCCCGGAACGCAGTTTCCTTGTCATCACCCACTATCAACGCCTGCTGGACTACATCGTGCCCGACGTCGTGCATGTCATGTTTGACGGACGCATCGTCCACACAGGAGATGCCGAACTGGCCAAGGAGCTCGAAACCAAGGGCTATGACTGGGTCAAGGACACCTTTGCCACCGCAAAGGCCTAA
- the sufT gene encoding putative Fe-S cluster assembly protein SufT — MSEDRILTREVEATLIPQGTPMPLPEGEPVTITHRLGGNYTVMTSNGMYRIKGVDGDALGEEITDEIKKTDAAHSGPPDRDALWESIKKVFDPEIPVNIVDLGLVYSLEVNEQLDGGYKIDMQMTLTAPGCGMGPAIAEDAKYQLEGVPGVSEAQVDIVWDPPWNQDMITEEGKMVLGLI, encoded by the coding sequence ATGTCTGAAGACCGCATCCTCACACGCGAAGTCGAAGCCACGCTGATCCCGCAGGGCACGCCCATGCCCCTGCCGGAAGGCGAACCCGTCACTATCACGCACCGTCTCGGCGGCAATTACACCGTCATGACCTCGAACGGCATGTACCGCATCAAAGGGGTCGATGGCGATGCTCTGGGCGAAGAAATTACCGACGAAATCAAGAAGACCGACGCGGCCCATAGCGGACCACCCGACAGGGATGCGCTTTGGGAGTCGATCAAGAAGGTATTCGATCCGGAAATCCCAGTTAATATCGTCGACCTCGGCCTCGTCTATTCGCTCGAAGTCAATGAGCAGCTCGACGGGGGCTACAAAATCGACATGCAAATGACATTGACCGCCCCCGGCTGCGGGATGGGTCCGGCGATCGCAGAAGACGCCAAGTACCAGCTCGAAGGCGTACCCGGCGTGTCCGAAGCACAGGTTGACATTGTCTGGGATCCGCCCTGGAACCAGGACATGATCACCGAAGAAGGCAAGATGGTCCTGGGACTGATTTAG
- a CDS encoding 3'-5' exoribonuclease YhaM family protein yields MSDYRSIQELKTLDPALAVPFRGIFILRRKTTKTARNGNPFLSIELSDGTGSFTANCFGDSAIFKVCDEVDEGSILRVSGSTEYFNERFSPRLQAAEALSPEEAAAEGMLGKLVEIPPEPEASLWADLVAGIEAIEHPKLRETVQRAIDETEADFRGAPAAVSMHHAYRHGLLEHTVHMVRNCRALLPLYPEVDGDLAIAGIILHDIGKLEEYEGEMATKVSRIGILQGHVVIGFRIARKAAIQSRLNADLTERLEHIILSHQGEKEWGAAAMAATPEAVFVSMIDNLDAKMGMVQRVLRNSPEGEAFSDYLPGLQTRVLLTPPDKSH; encoded by the coding sequence ATGTCCGACTACCGCAGCATCCAGGAACTGAAAACACTCGACCCCGCCTTGGCAGTCCCCTTCCGCGGCATCTTTATCCTGCGGCGCAAGACGACCAAGACTGCCCGCAACGGTAACCCCTTCCTCAGCATTGAGTTGAGCGACGGCACCGGAAGTTTCACAGCCAACTGTTTCGGCGATTCCGCCATATTCAAGGTCTGCGACGAAGTCGACGAAGGCTCCATCCTGCGGGTATCCGGAAGTACCGAATATTTCAACGAGCGTTTCTCCCCCCGACTGCAGGCCGCCGAAGCCCTCAGCCCGGAAGAAGCGGCTGCGGAAGGCATGCTCGGCAAGCTGGTGGAAATCCCGCCCGAACCGGAAGCGAGCCTCTGGGCCGACCTGGTCGCCGGAATCGAAGCGATCGAGCACCCGAAGCTCCGTGAAACCGTGCAACGGGCAATCGACGAAACGGAAGCCGACTTCCGCGGCGCACCTGCCGCAGTCAGCATGCACCACGCCTACCGGCATGGACTGCTGGAACACACCGTGCATATGGTCCGTAATTGCCGGGCACTCCTCCCGCTTTACCCGGAAGTGGACGGCGACCTCGCCATCGCCGGAATCATTCTTCATGACATCGGTAAACTCGAGGAATACGAAGGCGAGATGGCAACCAAGGTCAGCCGCATCGGCATCTTGCAGGGACACGTGGTCATCGGCTTCCGCATCGCGCGCAAGGCGGCAATCCAGTCCAGGCTCAACGCCGACCTGACGGAACGCCTCGAGCACATCATCCTCAGCCACCAGGGAGAGAAGGAATGGGGGGCGGCAGCCATGGCGGCCACGCCTGAAGCCGTATTCGTCTCCATGATTGACAATCTCGACGCCAAAATGGGCATGGTGCAGCGCGTCCTGCGCAACAGTCCGGAAGGCGAGGCATTCTCGGACTACCTGCCCGGCCTGCAAACCCGCGTACTCCTGACCCCGCCAGACAAGAGCCATTGA
- a CDS encoding Fur family transcriptional regulator, with protein sequence MYLEEKYKEMLDNALERSGLRSTKQREHIFAVLLEKRDHPTADEIYARARESMPSISLATVYNCLETLVESSLIRQVNFEREPTRYCPNLTQHAHFYCKATGEVHDVELPDQLVGDLKSILPEGFVAEHIDIAFNGNCASTTPEL encoded by the coding sequence ATGTATCTTGAAGAAAAATACAAAGAAATGCTCGACAACGCATTGGAGCGCAGCGGCTTACGATCGACGAAGCAGCGTGAGCACATCTTTGCCGTCCTCTTGGAAAAGCGGGACCACCCGACTGCAGATGAGATTTACGCACGGGCACGTGAAAGCATGCCCTCCATCTCGCTTGCCACAGTCTACAACTGCCTGGAGACCCTGGTCGAAAGCAGTCTCATCCGTCAGGTCAATTTCGAGCGCGAACCGACCCGCTACTGCCCGAACCTGACCCAGCACGCACACTTTTACTGCAAAGCCACCGGCGAAGTGCACGACGTCGAGTTGCCCGACCAGCTGGTTGGGGATCTCAAGTCCATTCTACCTGAAGGATTTGTCGCCGAGCACATCGACATCGCCTTCAACGGCAACTGCGCATCCACAACACCTGAATTATAA